One Streptomyces sp. NBC_01237 genomic region harbors:
- a CDS encoding HAD family hydrolase, with amino-acid sequence MATMASHTSSHPLTVGFDLDMTLIDSRPGIRANYRALSVETGVPIDADLVVSRLGPPVEDELANWYPAHEVAATADRYREIYPTHAITPTPALPGAREAIGAVRALGGRTLVVTAKYEPSARLHLSHLGIEPDALIGRLWAEAKARALLEHGAQVYVGDHTGDVRGARAAGALSVGVTTGPCDAAELREAGADVILSDLTEFPAWLRTFAETRG; translated from the coding sequence ATGGCCACCATGGCTTCGCACACGTCTTCGCATCCCCTGACGGTCGGCTTCGACCTCGACATGACGCTCATCGACTCCCGGCCCGGCATCAGGGCCAACTACCGGGCGCTGTCGGTCGAGACGGGCGTGCCGATCGACGCCGACCTGGTCGTCAGCAGGCTCGGCCCGCCCGTGGAGGACGAGCTGGCGAACTGGTACCCGGCCCACGAGGTGGCCGCGACCGCCGACCGCTACCGGGAGATCTATCCCACACACGCGATCACCCCGACCCCGGCCCTGCCCGGCGCGCGGGAGGCCATCGGGGCGGTGCGGGCGCTGGGCGGCCGGACGCTCGTCGTCACCGCCAAGTACGAGCCGAGCGCGCGACTGCACCTCTCCCACCTCGGGATCGAGCCGGACGCGCTGATCGGACGGCTCTGGGCGGAGGCCAAGGCGCGGGCGCTGCTCGAACACGGCGCGCAGGTGTACGTCGGCGACCACACCGGGGACGTGCGGGGAGCCCGCGCGGCCGGCGCGCTGTCGGTCGGCGTCACGACGGGCCCGTGCGACGCGGCCGAACTGCGGGAGGCGGGCGCGGACGTGATCCTCTCGGATCTCACGGAGTTCCCGGCCTGGCTGCGTACGTTCGCGGAGACCCGCGGCTGA
- a CDS encoding cold-shock protein, translating into MPTGKVKWFNSEKGFGFLSRDDGGDVFVHSSVLPAGVEVLKPGQRVEFGVVAGQRGDQALSVAILDPTPSVAAAQRRKPDELASIVQDLTTLLENITPTLERGRYPDKVAGGKIAGLLRAVADQLDV; encoded by the coding sequence GTGCCCACCGGCAAGGTCAAGTGGTTCAACAGCGAGAAGGGCTTCGGCTTTCTCTCCCGCGACGACGGCGGCGACGTCTTCGTCCACTCGTCGGTACTCCCTGCCGGCGTCGAGGTGCTCAAGCCGGGCCAGCGGGTGGAGTTCGGCGTTGTCGCAGGCCAACGCGGTGACCAGGCACTGTCCGTGGCGATCCTCGACCCCACACCGTCCGTCGCGGCCGCGCAGCGCCGCAAGCCGGACGAGCTGGCGTCGATCGTCCAGGACCTGACCACGCTCCTGGAGAACATCACGCCGACGCTGGAGCGGGGCCGCTACCCCGACAAGGTCGCGGGCGGGAAGATCGCGGGTCTGCTGCGGGCGGTCGCCGACCAGCTCGACGTGTAG